The following are from one region of the Phycisphaerales bacterium genome:
- the murQ gene encoding N-acetylmuramic acid 6-phosphate etherase — protein MKAPPDRSDVPTEGVHPRSDGLDALPTSELLALMSEEDERAARAVRAETERIAALVEEVVPRFRAGGRLIYVGAGTSGRLGVLDASECPPTFLVDPSRVIGIIAGGDAALRRSSESLEDDPQGAQDELDRLNLSRLDTVVGLTAGGTTPYPLGALHIARSRGALTALVTCGSLPEDHAADHVIRIHTGPEVLAGSTRLKAGTATKLVLNMISTALMVRLGKVHDGLMVDVSAKNDKLRDRAARIVVRLVGGSREEALVLLDEAGGHVKTAVVMRSRRISRDDAEAMLEASGGSLRSALDWEASC, from the coding sequence ATGAAGGCGCCGCCGGATCGTTCGGACGTGCCCACGGAGGGCGTGCATCCGCGAAGCGATGGTCTGGATGCGCTGCCGACCTCGGAGTTGCTGGCGTTGATGTCCGAAGAGGATGAACGCGCGGCTCGTGCGGTGCGCGCCGAGACCGAGCGCATCGCCGCGTTGGTGGAGGAGGTCGTGCCGAGGTTCCGGGCGGGCGGGCGCCTGATTTATGTTGGAGCCGGAACGTCGGGTCGCCTCGGCGTACTGGATGCCTCGGAGTGCCCGCCGACCTTCCTGGTGGACCCGTCTCGCGTCATTGGGATCATCGCCGGCGGCGATGCCGCTCTACGTCGTTCGAGCGAGTCGCTCGAAGACGATCCGCAGGGCGCCCAGGACGAGTTGGATCGGCTCAACCTGAGCCGGCTCGATACCGTTGTGGGGCTGACTGCGGGCGGAACCACGCCCTACCCGCTTGGGGCGCTGCACATAGCGCGCTCGCGGGGTGCACTGACGGCTCTGGTGACGTGCGGAAGCCTTCCGGAAGATCATGCCGCGGATCACGTGATCCGTATCCACACGGGGCCTGAGGTGCTGGCGGGTTCGACGCGGCTGAAGGCTGGGACCGCGACGAAGCTCGTGCTCAACATGATCTCGACCGCCCTGATGGTGCGTCTGGGCAAGGTGCACGACGGGCTCATGGTGGACGTGAGCGCCAAGAACGACAAGCTTCGTGACCGGGCGGCACGGATCGTGGTACGTCTGGTCGGTGGATCGCGCGAAGAGGCCCTCGTGCTGCTCGACGAGGCCGGTGGGCACGTGAAGACGGCGGTGGTTATGCGCTCGCGGCGCATTTCGAGAGACGACGCGGAGGCGATGCTCGAGGCATCGGGCGGAAGCCTGCGGAGTGCGCTGGATTGGGAGGCGTCGTGCTAA
- a CDS encoding anhydro-N-acetylmuramic acid kinase gives MVRYAIGCMTGTSLDGLDAVLVKASGTGLELRVHTVGHVGSGLGDLSDGLRAAASGTPMTAGEFSSLALEFGKLHAQVVGELLDSADVELSVCVLPGQTIVHAPPVSMQLINPWPVAQRLGCPVLHDLRGADLAAGGQGAPITPIADWVLFRSEDEDRAIVNLGGFCNVTTLPAGSGPEGVRGYDVCACNQVLDACARRALDESYDVDGRAALAGTPDADAVGSLLDMLRAQSSGERSLGTGDECGAWVDRYASLAGQDLLASAARAVGTVIGERVRATGAAVLAGGGVRNAALLRAIQDVVGPCRTTDAFGIDAQEREAACIAVLGLLALDGVIYTQAPITGRKGPLMTEGSWIGVRP, from the coding sequence ATGGTGCGCTACGCGATAGGCTGCATGACCGGGACGAGCCTCGACGGGCTCGACGCCGTCCTCGTGAAGGCATCGGGAACTGGTTTGGAACTACGCGTGCACACGGTCGGACACGTCGGATCGGGGCTTGGCGATCTCTCCGACGGGCTCCGGGCGGCCGCGAGCGGCACGCCGATGACCGCCGGGGAGTTTTCGAGCCTCGCGCTGGAGTTCGGGAAGCTGCATGCCCAGGTGGTGGGAGAGTTGCTCGACTCGGCGGATGTTGAGCTATCGGTGTGCGTCTTACCGGGCCAGACGATCGTTCACGCGCCCCCAGTCTCCATGCAGCTCATCAACCCATGGCCAGTCGCTCAGCGGCTGGGTTGCCCGGTGCTGCACGACCTTCGCGGCGCCGACCTTGCGGCGGGCGGCCAGGGCGCCCCGATCACCCCGATTGCCGACTGGGTGTTGTTTCGCTCCGAGGACGAAGACCGCGCGATCGTGAACCTGGGCGGGTTCTGCAATGTCACCACGTTGCCCGCTGGTTCGGGTCCCGAGGGCGTGCGTGGGTACGACGTATGTGCCTGCAATCAGGTCCTCGACGCCTGCGCTAGACGGGCATTGGATGAGTCGTACGACGTGGACGGGCGAGCCGCCCTGGCGGGGACGCCCGACGCTGACGCGGTTGGCTCGCTGCTGGACATGCTCCGTGCGCAATCTTCGGGTGAACGGTCGCTCGGCACGGGTGATGAGTGTGGGGCATGGGTGGACCGTTACGCCTCGCTGGCTGGGCAAGACCTGCTGGCCAGTGCCGCCCGGGCGGTGGGCACCGTGATCGGCGAGCGGGTGCGGGCCACGGGCGCAGCCGTACTCGCTGGCGGTGGAGTTCGGAACGCTGCACTCTTGCGCGCGATTCAGGATGTTGTCGGTCCATGCCGGACAACTGATGCGTTCGGCATTGACGCGCAGGAACGCGAGGCGGCGTGCATCGCGGTTCTTGGACTGCTCGCGCTCGATGGCGTCATCTACACCCAAGCCCCGATCACCGGGCGGAAGGGGCCGCTGATGACCGAAGGATCGTGGATCGGAGTGCGACCATGA
- a CDS encoding NAD(P)H-dependent oxidoreductase, with protein MTALLRVDASASLDRSITRQMADRFIEAWRISEPDAQVTLRDVGQRPPAAVSEAWIRAAFTPGEDRTPEMRNALAESTALIEEVRKADVLVLGAPLYNYGLPASLKAWIDQIIRVGQTFSFDRRRGNFPIQSTLSGKSLVVLSSRGEFGFEPGGVRDGWNHLNPHLRTVATRLLGIAPEDIYEIASEYQEFHDERHERSREQALHDAAELGSRLAAARRAEEVAQHCPAGQ; from the coding sequence ATGACCGCCTTGCTCCGAGTCGACGCCAGCGCAAGCCTCGATCGTTCGATCACCCGCCAGATGGCCGACCGGTTCATTGAGGCGTGGCGCATCAGCGAGCCGGATGCTCAGGTCACGCTCAGAGATGTTGGCCAGCGGCCGCCCGCTGCGGTGAGCGAGGCCTGGATCCGAGCGGCGTTTACGCCGGGCGAAGATCGGACGCCGGAGATGAGGAATGCCCTCGCAGAATCGACGGCCCTCATTGAAGAGGTCCGGAAGGCAGACGTTCTCGTGCTTGGCGCGCCACTCTACAACTATGGACTCCCTGCGTCCTTGAAGGCGTGGATCGACCAGATCATCCGGGTCGGGCAGACGTTCTCGTTCGATCGTCGGCGGGGGAACTTCCCGATCCAGAGCACGCTCAGCGGCAAGTCGCTCGTCGTGCTTTCCTCGAGGGGGGAGTTCGGCTTCGAGCCGGGCGGCGTTCGCGACGGGTGGAACCACTTGAATCCACACCTTCGGACGGTTGCGACTCGTCTGCTCGGCATCGCGCCCGAGGACATCTACGAGATCGCCTCGGAGTATCAGGAGTTCCACGATGAACGGCACGAACGCTCGCGTGAACAGGCCCTGCATGACGCGGCAGAACTCGGGTCTCGGCTCGCGGCCGCGCGCCGCGCCGAAGAGGTCGCGCAGCACTGCCCTGCGGGGCAGTGA